A stretch of DNA from Mus musculus strain C57BL/6J chromosome 6, GRCm38.p6 C57BL/6J:
TCTATCAACCTACAAATGTGTGAGAACTGGGGAGACTGAATACTTTTTCAAATGTTCTGCTCTTCTTTCAAAGGTAAAGTCTATAATAAAGCTTTTGAGGTACACGGTCAGATAAAATGTTTGTAGTAATTTCTGTATATCTTTTTTACATTTAGTTCTAGTCATCAATATAATAGAGACAATTAAATTTATATTCCAAATCTACTATTACCAATAGTCTAAGAGATGGTTAatgttctctctccatctttttttttttcaaagatgcagagggaggagggagaatgaATAAGAGGGAGCACAACCACAAATCAACCCACCTGGCAGGAGTCCTTTCCGCCCTCCAGGAAGCCCAGACAGAACATGTTGCTAGTGATCTTGCCTGGGTAAGAACTTGTGCAAGAACTGTCAGAGAGGACAGGAGCATCAAGACACTGAAGGAGTGAAGGGTAGTTGGCTGTCAAAcacaagaatgaaaatagattatCCATGGTTTTTGGAAACAACTTTCCCAGCCTTCTGCCTCTTTCTTAACACCTACTCTGTCTTTAAATTCCCCAGTGACTTATAATTTCGGAGAACATTTTTTGAGAAAGTAACTTTATTCAAttcacaacattttttttttttaaaaatcaggtgcGAGCATTGGTGTCCACCGCTTTCAACAAGTGTATACTTAAAGGAACACCAAAATCTTTAGCCACTGTTTACTTACTTCCCCCATTTCAGTTAAATGCTTTTGAGTGTTTTTTTCTACAAGTTCATTTTTGTTGTCTCTATTGTATGATGTGGGCAGAAGTTTTCTATCTAATTTATGCATGTTAACACTGCCTACATATGCCTCTCTCCTTAGAGAAACTTCCCTTGAGTGAGAATTTGGACCACCTTGCCCCCCACCGTGCTTTTCATCTCTAGTCTTCTCACACTTGGTAATCAAGTCCCAGTGGTACTTACTGCCAGAGCTCAGGGTGTTGCCCCAGCCAGACACAAGACACCTAGTACCAGCTGATGGACAAGATCTTGGCAGAGCGACAGTGGACACTCGAGAGTTGAGGGTGGCAGCTGTCTTCAGCTTAATCAACATGATGTCATTGTTATAGGTGTTTGCATTATAGTTGGGGTGGCGGATGATTTTAGCTGCATCAATGAATTGCTCACCACCCTCAAGGGCATCAATGTTGTGTTCTCCCAGGCGCACCTGAATTCGGCTGGATATAAGGATTAGCAGTTTTTAACATATCCAACTTCaatctttcccttcccccaattTTCCAATCatgcaaataaacacaaatattcaCATAGGTGATTTTATATCCTAGGTAAGTGTGCACTCCCTTCCTGCTTGTAGGTCAGAAAATTCCTTGGAATTATTTCCCTCCTCGTTAGTACAGACTCACAGTTCATTATCTATTAAAATACAAGATATAAGATGGGAAGAAGCATTCTTACTAAGTAGTTGGAGATGAAGAACAGATTGGTTGGTGTTTGCTATTTTTCCAATTGTAATTCTTCAAGACTTTAGATATATAAGATATACAAGGATTTAAGATATTAAGATAAATAAACAGTGGGATGAAACAAAATGTCAGAaaagaagtgctgggattaaaggtgtgtaccaccacacttggctgaaAAGCAGAGCAATGTTATAGGACAGAGTTATGTATGCTTGTTTTTcataatgtatttaaaatatagtgTTTTATCTTTACATGCCCATTTCCCTTTGTTAAAGCTATATGATGATTCACAATCTGAATCTATTCTAAGACATCCTTAAAAAATGATGGTTCCCTTCTGGGTCTTTACTATCATCACCTAGAAAGATAGTAATGAATCCTGGAACAACACTCCATAAAAATGTCCCTCAGTAGATCATATAATTGTTGAGATAGAATCAAGTTCTtgatatctgattttttttaaatttacttttaattatatacatgcatacatgtctgtgtgtaggtatgttCATGTATGAATGCAGATGCCCAGTGGAATCCAGAAGAAGGTATAAGATCCCATGACACTAgggttacaggtagttgtgaaccatTTTTTTGCttagaatcaaacccaggccttccagaagagcagcaagtgttctcaaCAACTGATCCATCTCTACAATCCAGTATCTGGACGTTTTAAATATCCTATATAACTGTGCACATTTCCTAATTGTATTTTGATAAGACCAAAGGACAATGGATTTAGAGCATGGAAATGTGAATATTGGTCACTTACGATTTGTAGCAGTGAGCGGCTGAAACAACCCACTGGGAATTGATGAGTGAGCCTCCACAAAAATGGTAGCCGCTGTTCAGAGACACCTGGTAGGGGAGAGCATTCCTCTGGCAGGTGTAGCCtccaacaattttgtcatcatcatcatccaggGGGAGAGCAACTGTGAAGAAAGTCAGCCAGAGATGCCTGATTGTGACTATTTGAGGACATAAGGGACAGTTTATAACACAATCTGCTGAGAAGCCATGCAAATGGATAGCTTTGCGTTAATCTTGGCAGGCGATAAGTTGTTGGCATGACATGTTTATCTCCAtaagcaaagaagaaaaacttAAGGACCAGGCTGAAAGTATTctcactttaaagaaaaaatgtttaatgtttttattctGATTATCTCTCTTATTGCTTGTAACTGAAGTTTTTATAAACAATTTCACCAAGCATGACAAGATTTCCCTTACTAACCTTTTCATTTAAGCCAACAACCTTTGCAACATGGACTCCTGCATTGTGTAGTAGGGTCCACTGTTAGTTTCAAGGTCTTACATTATTTTTCTGAGCTAAGACATTTTATTAGCTAAGATATTT
This window harbors:
- the 2210010C04Rik gene encoding trypsinogen 7 precursor is translated as MKTLIFLAFLGAAVALPLDDDDDKIVGGYTCQRNALPYQVSLNSGYHFCGGSLINSQWVVSAAHCYKSRIQVRLGEHNIDALEGGEQFIDAAKIIRHPNYNANTYNNDIMLIKLKTAATLNSRVSTVALPRSCPSAGTRCLVSGWGNTLSSGTNYPSLLQCLDAPVLSDSSCTSSYPGKITSNMFCLGFLEGGKDSCQGDSGGPVVCNGQLQGVVSWGYGCAQRGKPGVYTKVCKYVNWIQQTIAAN